The sequence below is a genomic window from Flavobacterium lipolyticum.
TTCAGGATGCGCATCAATTTCTCGAACCTTTACTGGGAACTAAATGGGCGCCTATTTTATTTGCGGTGGCTTTAATTGCTGCGGGGCAAAGCTCAACCGTGACCGGAACTTTAGCGGGTCAGATTGTAATGGAAGGATATTTGAATTTACGCATCCAGCCTTGGGTTCGAAGAATTATAACACGACTAATCGCTATTGTACCTGCCGTTGTGGTGATTTTAATTTATGGAGAAAGCGTAACAGGGAAATTATTGATTTTAAGTCAGGTTATCCTGAGCTTACAGCTTGGTTTCGCGATTATTCCGCTGATTCATTTCGTGAGCGATAAAACCAAAATGAAAGGTTTTCATATTTCAAGAACGACACAGGTCGCCGCATGGATTATTGCTTCGATTATAGTAACTCTCAATGCAAAGCTGGTGTATGACGAAATCACTTCGTGGCTGCAAAACTCTGATAACCCAACCGTACTCTGGTTGACAGTCGTTCCGCTCGCCTTCGGATTTCTGACTTTATTGCTGTACATTATTTTCAAGCCTTTTGTCACTAGAATAAAATCAAATATCGAGAATCATTCCCCGCATCATTTAAAACTGGTCTATACGCCGAAAGAAAGTTATGGCAAGAAAAATATAGCGATTACAGTCGATTTTTCTAAGGCCGATGAAGCTGCACTAAACAATGCCTTTGAACTGGGCGGAATCGACGCGCAATACACCTTAATTCACATCGTTGAAACTGTTGGAGCTTTGATGTATGGAGGCAATGTCGACGATCATGAAACGACTATCGACGAAAAACTATTATCAGAATATAAAGAGATGCTGTCCTCAAAAGGTTTCAAAATCGAAACGGAACTAGGCTTTGGAAAACCCAACAGTGTGATTCCGGAAATCATCAATCTTGGTAATTTCGACATTTTAGTAATGGGAACCCATGGCCACACCGGACTAAAAGATATTTTGTTTGGCACAACGGTAGACAAATTGAGACACAAAATTTCTATACCTTTGCTAATTGTTAAATAAAGTGGCTAAGGTTCTAAGTCGCTAAGGTCCTCAGGTTTTTAGAGTCCTTTAACTTAGCAACTCAGAACCTTAGAACCTTAGAACCTTAGAACCTCAAAAAAATGACTTTTTCAGAAGAAAACTACCTTAAATCCATATACCACCTTACGGCTTCAAACGATGCTGAAGTGAGCACCAATGCCATTGCCGAAATGATGGAAACCAAAGCTTCATCAGTTACCGATATGCTTAAAAAATTGTCGGAGAAAGATTTAGTGAATTACAAAAAGTATCAAGGAGTTTCATTGACTGAAAACGGGAAACTAGCCGCCAAAATGATTGTTAGAAAACATCGCTTATGGGAGGTTTTTTTAGTAGAAAAACTCAGCTTTTCCTGGGATGAAGTTCATGATATTG
It includes:
- a CDS encoding Nramp family divalent metal transporter gives rise to the protein MTKSLEEVHQSVATQHKKKGFRKILAFLGPAYLVSVGYMDPGNWATDIAGGSQFGYSLLWVLLMSNLMALLLQSLSARLGIVTQRDLAQASRETYSRSINYILYFLAEIAIAACDLAEVLGMAIGINLLFDIPLIEGVLITVLDTFLLLFLINKGIRKMEAFIIVLVAIIGFSFIFEMIFAEPELDKVIYGLVPSIPSSAALYIAIGIIGATVMPHNLYLHSSLVQTRKFDRTPAGIKQALKYNFIDSTIALNLAFFVNAAILILAAATFYKNGMFEVAEIQDAHQFLEPLLGTKWAPILFAVALIAAGQSSTVTGTLAGQIVMEGYLNLRIQPWVRRIITRLIAIVPAVVVILIYGESVTGKLLILSQVILSLQLGFAIIPLIHFVSDKTKMKGFHISRTTQVAAWIIASIIVTLNAKLVYDEITSWLQNSDNPTVLWLTVVPLAFGFLTLLLYIIFKPFVTRIKSNIENHSPHHLKLVYTPKESYGKKNIAITVDFSKADEAALNNAFELGGIDAQYTLIHIVETVGALMYGGNVDDHETTIDEKLLSEYKEMLSSKGFKIETELGFGKPNSVIPEIINLGNFDILVMGTHGHTGLKDILFGTTVDKLRHKISIPLLIVK